Proteins co-encoded in one Aspergillus luchuensis IFO 4308 DNA, chromosome 6, nearly complete sequence genomic window:
- a CDS encoding putative DnaJ domain protein (Mas5) (COG:O;~EggNog:ENOG410PJYM;~InterPro:IPR008971,IPR002939,IPR001623,IPR036869, IPR012724,IPR001305,IPR036410,IPR018253;~PFAM:PF00684,PF00226,PF01556;~go_function: GO:0005524 - ATP binding [Evidence IEA];~go_function: GO:0031072 - heat shock protein binding [Evidence IEA];~go_function: GO:0051082 - unfolded protein binding [Evidence IEA];~go_process: GO:0006457 - protein folding [Evidence IEA];~go_process: GO:0009408 - response to heat [Evidence IEA]): MSKADVDLYEVLGIDKSASKDDVRKAYRKAALANHPDKVPEAEREEAEVRFKAVQEAYDILYDEEKREIYDTHGMGAFNGSGEPGMGAGPDLDDILAQMFGGMGGMGGMGGMPGGPHARKPRKSPDEEQKYEVRLEDLYKGKTVKFASTKNVICSHCQGKGGKERATARKCSTCDGEGYKQILRPMGQFLSPAMVPCPTCNGAGDYFVDKDKCKKCKGKKTTEAKKMLEIYIPRGAREGDKIILEGEADQVPGQEPGDIVFHIVEEEHETFRRAAADLTATIDVTLAEALTGFSRVVVKHLDGRGIEIQHPKTPGEVLYPGQVLKVPGEGMPIKRSDARGDLYLVVNIKFPDGQWKPSPAVLEQLKELLPKPEPPIQADTVDEVEFDPKGNLDDFGAHDPEGGSAWEDDDEGETTAQCATQ, from the exons A TGTCGAAAGCGGACGTTGACCTCTacg AGGTCTTGGGCATTGACAAGAGTGCCAGCAAGGATGACGTCCGGAAGGCTTATCGCAAG GCCGCCCTAGCAAACCACCCCGACAAAGTCCCCGAAGccgaaagagaagaagcagaggtTCGATTCAAGGCCGTGCAGGAAGCCTACGACATCCTCTACGACGAAGAAAAGCGTGAAATCTATGATACCCACGGAATGGGCGCTTTCAACGGCTCCGGTGAACCGGGTATGGGCGCGGGCCCTGATTTGGATGATATTCTTGCGCAGATGTTCGGTGGTATGGGAGGTATGGGCGGCATGGGCGGCATGCCCGGTGGACCGCATGCGCGTAAGCCGCGCAAGAGCCCGGATGAGGAGCAGAAGTATGAGGTTCGCCTGGAGGATCTGTACAAGGGCAAGACAGTCAAGTTTGCTAGTACGAAGAACGTGATTTGCTCTCATTGCCAGGGCAAGGGTGGTAAGGAGAGGGCGACGGCCAGAAAGTGCTCCACTTGCGATGGTGAAG GTTACAAGCAAATCTTGCGCCCGATGGGTCAGTTCCTGTCTCCGGCTATGGTGCCCTGCCCTACCTGTAACGGAGCGGGTGACTACTTTGTCGACAAGGATAAGTGCAAGAAGtgcaagggcaagaagaccaCCGAGGCCAAGAAAATGCTGGAGATCTACATCCCTCGCGGGGCGAG GGAAGGAGACAAGATCATCCTCGAGGGCGAGGCCGACCAGGTGCCGGGTCAGGAACCTGGAGATATCGTTTTCCACAtcgtggaagaggagcatgAAACTTTCCGGAGGGCTGCTGCCGACCTGACAGCAACAATTGATGTTACGCTGGCCGAGGCCCTGACGGGCTTCTCCCGGGTGGTGGTCAAGCACCTTGACGGTCGCGGAATCGAAATCCAGCACCCCAAGACCCCCGGTGAGGTTCTCTACCCAGGCCAGGTCCTGAAGGTTCCTGGTGAGGGTATGCCCATCAAGCGCAGCGATGCTCGCGGCGACCTGTACCTGGTCGTCAACATCAAGTTCCCCGACGGGCAATGGAAGCCCAGCCCTGCTGTTCTGGAGCAGCTCAAGGAACTGTTGCCCAAGCCGGAACCCCCCATTCAGGCTGACACCGTGGACGAGGTGGAATTCGACCCCAAGGGCAACCTGGATGACTTTGGGGCGCATGACCCCGAAGGGGGTTCTGCCtgggaggatgacgatgagggTGAGACAACTGCTCAGTGTGCGACGCAGTAG
- the MSE1 gene encoding glutamate--tRNA ligase MSE1 (COG:J;~EggNog:ENOG410PH8U;~InterPro:IPR020058,IPR014729,IPR000924;~PFAM:PF00749;~go_function: GO:0000166 - nucleotide binding [Evidence IEA];~go_function: GO:0004812 - aminoacyl-tRNA ligase activity [Evidence IEA];~go_function: GO:0005524 - ATP binding [Evidence IEA];~go_process: GO:0043039 - tRNA aminoacylation [Evidence IEA]), with protein MLRRPTTPTVWARRPWVCTQCRARYSSVAPASNLRAGNNNTINKKTKLPDSPARTRFAPSPTGYLHLGSLRTALFNYLLAKRTGGQFLLRIEDTDQKRTIPDAEQRLYDDLRWAGLHWDEGPVVGGPYGPYRQSERTAIYRSHAQELIENGHAYRCFCSADRLDAFARHRSQAGLPAGYDRKCGEVSAEESEERAAKGEAHVVRLKVEGYPMFNDLVYGKTGQNRSPNKLDLIERVYDDPILIKSDGHPTYHLANVVDDHLMKITHVIRGTVSCDGRDAKEDAQAHTLIRNGCPRPPCTSRSTTPSSGRLRSSATYLC; from the exons ATGCTCAGGCGCCCAACAACCCCGACCGTCTGGGCCCGTCGTCCTTGGGTCTGCACTCAATGCCGAGCCCGGTATTCCTCCGTCGCGCCGGCATCGAATCTCCGCGCTGGCAATAACAATACGATcaacaagaagaccaagttgCCTGACTCGCCGGCGAGGACTCGATTCGCACCGTCCCCGACTGGTTATCTTCATTTGGGATCTTTGCGAACGGCCCTGTTCAATTACCTTTTGGCGAAGCGCACCGGGGGACAGTTCTTGCTGCGCATTGAGGATACGGATCAG AAACGTACAATTCCGGATGCTGAGCAGAGGCTTTATGATGACCTTCGGTGGGCTGGATTGCACTGGGATGAAG GTCCGGTCGTCGGTGGTCCGTACGGTCCTTACAGACAG TCCGAACGAACCGCCATTTACCGCTCCCACGCGCAGGAGCTGATCGAGAACGGCCACGCCTaccgctgcttctgctctgccGATCGATTGGACGCTTTCGCCAGACATCGCAGCCAAGCTGGACTGCCGGCCGGCTACGATAGGAAATGCGGGGAGGTCTCAGCGGAGGAGTCGGAAGAGAGAGCGGCCAAGGGCGAAGCGCATGTCGTTCGActgaaggtggagggatACCCGATGTTCAATGATCTGGTGTACGGAAAGACAGGCCAGAACCGCTCGCCGAACAAGTTGGATCTGATCGAGCGTGTCTATGATGATCCCATCTTGATCAAGTCCGACGGACACCCGACCTATCATCTGGCGAACGTGGTGGATGATCATCTCATGAAGATCACCCATGTCATTCGAGGAACGGTAAGCTGCGATGGAAGAGATGCCAAAGAAGATGCACAAGCTCACACTCTAATCAGGAATGGATGCCCTCGACCCCCATGCACGTCGCGCTCTACAACGCCTTCAAGTGGACGCCTCCGCAGTTCGGCCACGTACCTCTGCTAG
- a CDS encoding putative microtubule associated protein (Ase1) (BUSCO:EOG092628LW;~COG:D,Z;~EggNog:ENOG410PI9Y;~InterPro:IPR007145;~PFAM:PF03999;~go_function: GO:0008017 - microtubule binding [Evidence IEA];~go_process: GO:0000226 - microtubule cytoskeleton organization [Evidence IEA]), translating into MAVDTSYLTTQVNNIVTQLHGIFDDIGVPNHERESREAELFSALSETLNNHLKLVDNEKKDMEEEAQNLIEAIQHMEKSLVDEKANGQYQLDHNELRISYPLNRCLSFLREEHNALSKLHKERFEQVRKLVEALESYASHLEPTFIAIELPPTAPGSTISPSFDLSPSYVTALDSEFTRVYEEYHRRLEFVQSTSEEIIKLWAELGTPQVQTDTNIVKYYRESPEQLGLHESDLANLMAKREKLLGEKKGRERKLTDLKNAVEALWERFGVEDADRKAFMNANRGCGLRTINEFEDELSRLNELKRQNLHLFVEDARCRLQELWDSLYFSEEEMLDFTPAFSDVCSDALLEAHEAEIARLETLKEQRAPTLQLIEKHKSLLSEREALAVSSQDASRLMARGNKGERRDPGKLLREEKMRKRIAKELPKVEADLRKELERWEDEYGRPFLVHGERYLDELTPVVAKPPPRSKTPGPTSAKRPTPAQPPRPASVMSSRPGSAMRGPLPPRSASKTPTAHPTTKYNTIGPAAGRAGAKSPSKIPARVPLGNMPHGNNSPRRGGPGTYSSSTVNGKMPAPRAPPPRMRALTGGESREDRAAYLFEPPRSASALSNSFVRPVSPEDVYDDRNQRSFVSSSAFSQRSTGFSQSSHSSASSLSLSSSMQGYPKPNPYLQQMPPPPAPRQVSNSTVQTAVSGSENWETFDDGSESEADASDVYYAKLRAAHGKRLADPEENQNRSLAGKKAKGIRSVSPDEPGPQMGNMVRVSDAEWTDDLEPY; encoded by the exons ATGGCCGTCGATACAAGCTACTTGACCACTCAGGTCAATAACATCGTCACCCAATTGCATGGCATCTTTGATGACATCGGCGTTCCCAACCATGAGCGCGAGTCCAGAGAAGCAGAG CTTTTCAGCGCGTTGTCTGAAACGCTAAACAACCATCTCAAACTTGTCGATAA TGAGAAAAAAGatatggaggaagaggcacaGAACCTCATCGAGGCAATCCAGCATATGGAGAAGTCCCTAGTGGATGAAAAAGCAAACGGACAATACCAGCTTGACCACAACGAATTGCGCATCAGCTACCCACTGAATCGCTGCCTCAGCTTCCTCCGGGAAGAGCACAACGCTCTGAGCAAACTACACAAGGAGCGCTTCGAGCAAGTCAGGA AACTTGTCGAGGCTCTTGAGTCGTATGCGTCGCATCTGGAACCCACCTTTATCGCCATTGAGCTTCCCCCGACAGCTCCTGGTTCAACCATATCACCCAGCTTCGATCTCTCGCCATCCTACGTCACTGCACTAGACAGCGAATTCACCCGCGTTTACGAAGAGTACCATCGCCGTCTGGAGTTTGTTCAGTCTACATCTGAAGAGATTATCAAGCTCTGGGCTGAGCTCGGAACGCCTCAGGTCCAGACAGACACCAACATCGTCAAATATTATCGCGAATCGCCAGAACAGTTAGGTCTACATGAGTCGGATCTAGCCAACTTGATGGCCAAGCGCGAGAAGCTCCTGGGCGAGAAGAAAGGCCGTGAGCGCAAACTGACGGACCTTAAGAACGCCGTTGAAGCGCTGTGGGAACGTTTCGGAGTCGAAGACGCCGACAGAAAGGCTTTCATGAATGCGAACCGTGGCTGCGGACTTAGGACGATCAATGAGTTCGAGGATGAGTTGAGCCGTCTGAATGAGCTGAAGAGACAGAACCTGCACTTGTTCGTGGAAGATGCTCGGTGTCGACTTCAAGAGCTCTGGGATAGCCTTTACTtctcggaagaagagatgctTGACTTTACGCCTGCCTTTTCTGATGTTTGCAGCGATGCGCTGTTAGAGGCGCACGAAGCTGAAATCGCGCGACTAGAGACCTTGAAGGAACAGCGCGCCCCGACTCTGCAACTCATCGAAAAGCATAAGAGCCTCCTGTCAGAGCGGGAAGCGCTCGCCGTTTCGAGTCAGGACGCATCCCGTCTTATGGCTCGTGGAAACAAGGGCGAGAGACGTGACCCCGGAAAGCTGctaagagaagagaagatgagaaagaggatTGCCAAGGAGCTGCCCAAGGTGGAAGCTGATCTGCGCAAAGAGCTGGAGAGGTGGGAGGATGAGTATGGCCGGCCATTCCTCGTCCATGGAGAACGGTACCTCGACGAACTCACCCCAGTTGTTGCCAAGCCTCCTCCGCGCTCTAAGACTCCTGGACCTACCAGTGCAAAGCGTCCTACCCCAGCACAACCTCCTCGTCCGGCTAGTGTCATGAGTTCTCGGCCTGGCAGTGCCATGCGAGGACCTTTGCCGCCGCGCTCGGCTTCTAAGACACCCACTGcccacccaacaacaaaataCAACACCATTGGACCTGCTGCTGGTAGGGCAGGAGCCAAATCGCCCTCGAAGATTCCAGCTCGTGTTCCCCTGGGCAATATGCCGCATGGAAACAACTCCCCGCGTCGGGGTGGTCCAGGCACATATTCGTCTAGCACTGTGAACGGTAAGATGCCGGCACCTCGTGCACCCCCGCCGAGGATGCGGGCATTGACCGGAGGTGAGTCGAGGGAAGATCGAGCGGCATACCTCTTTGAGCCACCACGATCTGCCAGCGCCTTGTCGAATTCATTCGTGCGACCAGTCAGCCCAGAGGACGTGTATGATGATCGTAATCAACGCTCTTTTGTCAGCTCTTCTGCGTTCTCTCAACGCTCCACTGGATTCTCCCAATCATCCCACTCTTCAGCTTCGTCCCTGTCCTTGAGCTCCTCTATGCAAGGCTACCCCAAGCCAAACCCATATTTGCAGCAAATGCCCCCACCGCCAGCGCCGAGACAAGTATCGAACTCCACGGTGCAGACCGCAGTATCCGGGTCAGAGAACTGGGAGACTTTCGATGACGGTTCGGAATCCGAAGCAGACGCTAGCGACGTGTACTATGCGAAGCTTCGTGCTGCACATGGGAAGCGGCTGGCTGATCCTGAGGAGAACCAGAACCGCTCCCTTGCAGGCAAGAAAGCCAAAGGCATCCGAAGCGTAAGCCCAGATGAGCCAGGTCCCCAGATGGGGAACATGGTCCGAGTCAGCGACGCCGAGTGGACGGACGACCTGGAGCCGTATTGA